A region from the Flavobacteriales bacterium genome encodes:
- a CDS encoding aldehyde dehydrogenase family protein, giving the protein MAKKKTLDWQLAPAPESKDHVRIDPQYELFINGKWQKPKSGNYFDTINPANEQKLARIAEAGEADVDAAVKAARKAYDTVWSKMPAAERAKYIYRIARLLQEKAREFAVIESMDGGKAIRESRDVDVPLAAAHFFYYAGWADKLHYAFPGKTVSPLGVAGQVIPWNFPLLMTAWKLAPALACGNTVVLKPAETTPLTALKLAELLQEAELPDGVVNIVTGAGATGAAVVNHPDVNKVAFTGSTGVGKLIQRATAGSGKKLTLELGGKAANIIFADATIDQAVEGIINGIYFNQGHVCCAGSRLFVEEGVHDEVIRKLKHRMRSLVVGDPLDKNTDIGAINSKEQLATINRYLKIGVADGAEIYSPTCDLPTKGFWCRPTLFLNVAQSARIAQEEIFGPVLAVQTFRTVDEVIQKANNTPYGLSAGVWTDKGSKIFNLTSKLRAGVIWANTYNKFDPTSPFGGYKESGYGREGGLHGLSAYLNLN; this is encoded by the coding sequence ATGGCTAAGAAGAAGACCCTCGACTGGCAGTTGGCTCCTGCTCCCGAAAGCAAGGACCACGTCCGCATCGACCCCCAATACGAGCTCTTCATCAACGGCAAGTGGCAGAAGCCGAAGAGCGGCAACTACTTCGACACCATCAACCCCGCCAACGAGCAGAAGCTCGCGCGCATCGCCGAGGCGGGCGAGGCCGATGTGGACGCCGCCGTGAAGGCCGCCCGCAAGGCTTACGACACCGTGTGGTCGAAGATGCCCGCGGCCGAACGCGCCAAGTACATCTACCGCATCGCGCGGCTGCTGCAGGAGAAGGCCCGCGAGTTCGCCGTCATCGAAAGCATGGACGGCGGCAAGGCCATCCGCGAAAGCCGCGACGTGGACGTGCCGCTCGCCGCCGCGCACTTCTTCTACTACGCCGGTTGGGCCGACAAGCTGCACTACGCCTTCCCCGGCAAGACCGTATCGCCGCTCGGCGTGGCCGGCCAGGTCATCCCCTGGAACTTCCCGCTGCTCATGACCGCGTGGAAGCTCGCCCCCGCGCTGGCCTGCGGCAACACCGTGGTACTGAAGCCCGCCGAGACCACCCCGCTCACCGCGCTCAAACTCGCCGAACTGCTGCAGGAGGCCGAGCTCCCCGATGGCGTCGTCAACATCGTCACCGGTGCGGGCGCCACGGGCGCGGCGGTCGTCAATCATCCCGATGTGAACAAGGTCGCCTTCACCGGCAGCACCGGCGTGGGCAAGCTCATCCAGCGCGCCACCGCGGGCAGCGGCAAGAAGCTCACCCTCGAGCTCGGCGGCAAGGCGGCCAACATCATCTTCGCCGACGCCACCATCGACCAGGCCGTCGAAGGCATCATCAACGGCATCTACTTCAACCAGGGCCACGTATGCTGCGCCGGCAGCCGCCTCTTCGTGGAGGAAGGCGTGCACGACGAAGTGATCCGCAAGCTCAAGCACCGCATGCGCTCGCTCGTCGTGGGCGATCCGCTCGACAAGAACACCGACATCGGCGCCATCAACAGCAAGGAGCAGCTTGCCACGATCAACCGCTACCTCAAGATCGGCGTAGCCGACGGGGCTGAGATCTACTCGCCGACTTGCGACTTGCCGACTAAGGGATTTTGGTGCCGCCCCACGCTCTTCCTCAATGTGGCGCAGAGCGCGCGCATCGCGCAGGAAGAGATCTTCGGCCCCGTGCTCGCCGTGCAGACCTTCCGCACCGTGGACGAGGTGATCCAGAAAGCCAACAACACGCCCTACGGCCTCAGCGCCGGCGTGTGGACGGACAAAGGCAGCAAGATCTTCAACCTCACGAGCAAATTGCGCGCGGGCGTCATCTGGGCCAACACCTACAACAAGTTCGATCCCACCTCACCCTTCGGCGGCTACAAGGAAAGCGGCTACGGGCGAGAGGGTGGCTTGCACGGGTTGAGCGCGTACTTGAATTTGAATTGA
- a CDS encoding IS110 family transposase: MRHWIGIDVSKATLDVALLDEQGKVTAEEKVANTEKGLRSMWKRWTKMYGLKKDQCLVCLEPTGHYSHLPLETLVRLEVPTWLAHPTDIIKSIGTTRGKNDRIDALRIADYARRFHDKARLVTADHLRTNKLKQLLARRENLVRRKTMHHTQIRNLDHCVDQSLRAAFTRIDKAQITALDKSIKQIETMIKEVIAAEPEHQRIYDLLLSIDGVGPVLAAHLLALTEGFLRFKTARELACHAGVAPFEYSSGSSIRGKTRVSKQAQPTLKYLLHMAAVGCTARKGELQDYWKRKVAEGKHKMSVLNAIRNKLIHRICAVIERGTPFVRRTEPAAA, encoded by the coding sequence ATGAGACACTGGATCGGCATTGATGTGAGCAAGGCGACCTTGGATGTGGCCTTGCTGGACGAACAAGGCAAGGTCACCGCCGAAGAGAAGGTGGCCAACACGGAGAAGGGACTACGCAGCATGTGGAAGCGCTGGACCAAGATGTACGGGCTGAAGAAGGACCAATGCCTGGTGTGCCTGGAGCCCACCGGCCATTACTCGCATCTTCCGCTGGAGACACTCGTGCGGTTGGAGGTTCCCACCTGGCTTGCGCACCCCACGGACATCATCAAGAGCATCGGCACCACGCGTGGCAAGAACGACCGCATCGATGCACTTCGGATCGCGGATTACGCACGCCGCTTCCACGACAAGGCCAGGCTTGTAACCGCCGATCACCTGCGCACCAACAAGCTCAAGCAACTGCTCGCCCGGCGTGAGAATCTGGTGCGTCGCAAGACCATGCACCACACCCAGATCCGCAACCTGGACCATTGCGTGGACCAGTCGTTGCGCGCGGCCTTCACACGCATCGACAAGGCGCAGATCACCGCGCTCGACAAGTCGATCAAGCAGATCGAGACCATGATCAAAGAGGTGATCGCGGCTGAGCCAGAGCACCAGCGCATCTACGATCTGCTCTTGTCCATCGATGGCGTTGGCCCCGTGTTGGCAGCGCATCTGCTGGCACTCACCGAGGGCTTCCTGCGCTTCAAGACCGCGCGCGAGCTGGCCTGCCACGCCGGGGTGGCACCCTTCGAGTACAGCTCCGGCTCCAGCATCCGAGGCAAAACGCGCGTCTCCAAACAAGCGCAGCCCACTTTGAAGTACCTGCTGCACATGGCGGCTGTGGGATGCACGGCACGCAAAGGCGAATTGCAGGACTACTGGAAGCGCAAGGTGGCCGAAGGCAAGCACAAGATGAGCGTGCTCAACGCCATCCGCAACAAGCTCATCCACCGCATCTGCGCCGTGATCGAACGGGGTACGCCATTCGTGCGCAGAACGGAACCGGCCGCTGCGTAG
- a CDS encoding WG repeat-containing protein, which translates to MKANAYTYALFMSCSALTLTAQTAPGTVAANAVTIAMEQGGSLFPFKDGVAVVERGDAVGLINPKGEFIVPYKKYREIIPIGDGYSVVQNDAGKHGLIDAKGVELVPCEFNRPDGETGIGPYLGSGHVLLSRKTNSPCEIKDLITGRFAVGPARKQIVFAVGDGAGPVYNVNYPSELTANGLVPARERIDSDVPYTSPIGFIDFSGVWVIKPKYLRVHPFSEGLAAVMIADEFGEKKWGYIDRTGNWIVTPRFTKEPGDFHHGLAYVEPKDMSDFRLGFINRNGDVVVKCFATASDGFANGVLVAELQNGQPHMLVDTTGTARPFPKNGTAYGQDYALFIDRSGCPVGWTIDRQGGFVVRHQRWGLVDLQGTLIIPPVFNTDLSFDPVSGLCLTSFTGGDGKKVEGYIDRTGSFVLVKGAESKW; encoded by the coding sequence ATGAAAGCGAACGCCTACACCTATGCTCTGTTTATGTCTTGTTCAGCTCTCACACTAACTGCCCAAACCGCCCCAGGAACGGTTGCGGCCAATGCAGTGACGATCGCAATGGAACAAGGGGGGAGCCTTTTTCCCTTCAAGGACGGTGTGGCCGTCGTGGAGCGTGGTGACGCCGTGGGTTTGATCAACCCCAAAGGGGAATTCATCGTGCCATACAAGAAGTACAGGGAGATCATCCCCATCGGCGATGGCTATTCGGTGGTCCAGAACGATGCGGGTAAGCACGGCCTGATCGACGCTAAAGGTGTTGAACTGGTGCCTTGTGAGTTTAACCGTCCAGATGGTGAGACCGGAATCGGTCCATACCTGGGCTCGGGCCATGTGCTGCTTTCGCGAAAGACAAATAGTCCATGCGAGATCAAGGACCTGATCACTGGTAGATTTGCAGTCGGCCCGGCCAGAAAGCAGATTGTCTTTGCTGTCGGTGATGGCGCAGGGCCCGTGTACAATGTGAACTATCCGTCGGAGTTAACGGCCAATGGACTCGTGCCGGCAAGGGAGCGTATTGACTCTGACGTGCCATACACCTCGCCGATTGGATTCATTGACTTCTCGGGTGTGTGGGTGATAAAGCCCAAGTACCTCCGCGTGCATCCTTTCAGCGAAGGTCTGGCGGCTGTCATGATCGCTGATGAGTTCGGGGAGAAGAAGTGGGGCTACATTGACCGGACGGGCAATTGGATTGTCACCCCTCGTTTCACCAAAGAACCTGGTGACTTCCATCACGGCCTCGCTTATGTAGAACCCAAAGACATGAGCGACTTCCGTCTCGGATTCATCAACAGGAACGGTGACGTTGTTGTGAAGTGCTTTGCTACAGCTTCTGATGGATTCGCTAACGGTGTGTTGGTTGCTGAACTCCAGAACGGACAACCACATATGCTCGTAGATACTACGGGCACGGCACGTCCCTTCCCGAAGAATGGTACGGCTTATGGGCAGGATTACGCCCTTTTCATCGATAGGTCCGGATGCCCTGTTGGGTGGACCATAGACCGGCAGGGAGGGTTTGTAGTTCGGCACCAGAGGTGGGGCCTGGTTGATCTCCAAGGGACTTTGATAATTCCGCCTGTGTTCAATACAGATCTCAGCTTCGATCCTGTTAGCGGCTTATGCCTTACCTCGTTCACAGGAGGCGATGGCAAAAAGGTGGAGGGATACATAGATCGCACCGGAAGTTTCGTACTCGTTAAGGGCGCTGAATCGAAGTGGTGA
- a CDS encoding T9SS type A sorting domain-containing protein, with the protein MSRIAFLILLGFTSSSCLPQIAFGGQWDARFGGYWMEVLTCAEETNDGGYVLGGYTYLSDTTGDITEPDRGLEDYWVVKVDSLGIKQWDKRYGGIHHDYLTVVRQTRDGGYIVGGFSNSGATGDKSQPSFGNYDYWLLKTDSLGSIQWDRVYGGSIGDELYGLRQTSDGGYIIGGFSDSGVSGSKTAVSYGAADFWVVKVDESGTQQWDRSYGGDDRDRIQALDLTKDGGFVFGGYTRSDSGGTKTQDTYGAYDYWVVKTDSTGNQQWDTDVGGTDDEELHSLITTTDDGFMLFGLSASGIGGIKTEASQGELDYWMVKLDAQGLVQWDRTFGGLDNDGALGDNWQFGSMVGQTNDGGYLLVSTSESLIGGDKSEENLGSRDPWLVCTDSLGNLIWDKTIFTMGNSHGAFAWQKASGCYMVAAQLNGGVGGYVTQPTRGKTDFWHTLLCDSALVAASGPSAFARAEPLSVFPNPTESQVVVSIADHVLDVVEVSARNSLGQTLSRFSISNRPVRSVSIDLSQYPDGLYFIAVDCGGSRTWNKVIKQSAN; encoded by the coding sequence ATGAGCAGAATTGCATTCTTGATTTTGTTGGGTTTCACGTCCTCGAGCTGCTTACCACAGATTGCGTTTGGCGGGCAGTGGGACGCTCGGTTTGGTGGGTACTGGATGGAGGTGTTGACCTGTGCTGAAGAGACGAATGACGGAGGGTATGTGCTTGGCGGGTATACTTATCTTTCCGACACCACTGGTGATATCACCGAACCAGACCGAGGGTTAGAGGACTACTGGGTTGTGAAAGTGGATTCGCTTGGGATCAAGCAATGGGATAAACGCTACGGAGGGATACATCACGACTATCTAACGGTCGTCAGACAAACCCGCGATGGAGGATACATCGTTGGCGGATTTTCCAATTCTGGTGCTACAGGCGACAAAAGCCAGCCAAGTTTCGGGAACTACGACTACTGGTTGTTGAAGACAGACTCACTCGGTAGCATTCAGTGGGATCGGGTGTATGGCGGAAGCATCGGGGACGAGCTATACGGCCTGCGCCAGACATCGGATGGGGGCTACATAATCGGGGGCTTCTCGGATTCTGGTGTAAGTGGCAGCAAAACAGCGGTATCGTATGGGGCCGCCGACTTCTGGGTGGTCAAGGTCGACGAGAGTGGCACTCAACAATGGGATAGGTCATATGGAGGGGACGATCGCGACAGGATTCAAGCGTTGGATCTGACGAAGGACGGCGGGTTTGTTTTCGGTGGGTACACGCGCTCAGACAGTGGCGGTACCAAGACTCAGGATACCTATGGAGCTTATGACTATTGGGTAGTGAAAACAGACTCGACTGGCAATCAGCAGTGGGATACCGATGTAGGTGGCACTGATGACGAGGAGTTGCATTCCTTGATAACGACCACTGACGATGGATTCATGTTGTTTGGTCTATCTGCCTCTGGCATCGGTGGCATCAAGACGGAAGCATCACAGGGTGAACTGGACTATTGGATGGTCAAACTCGATGCCCAAGGCCTGGTACAATGGGATAGAACTTTTGGTGGGTTGGATAACGATGGTGCCTTGGGTGATAACTGGCAGTTTGGGAGTATGGTGGGCCAAACAAATGATGGAGGCTACCTTTTGGTCAGTACCTCGGAGTCTCTAATTGGAGGGGACAAGTCAGAAGAAAACCTTGGGAGCAGGGACCCTTGGCTTGTCTGCACAGATTCACTGGGGAATCTCATTTGGGACAAGACGATTTTCACAATGGGGAACAGTCACGGAGCCTTTGCTTGGCAGAAAGCCTCCGGGTGTTACATGGTTGCCGCGCAACTGAACGGCGGAGTAGGTGGATACGTGACGCAACCTACGCGAGGGAAGACTGACTTCTGGCACACCCTTCTCTGCGATTCTGCGTTGGTCGCGGCATCGGGACCTTCTGCATTTGCCCGTGCCGAACCACTCTCAGTATTCCCGAACCCTACGGAATCACAAGTGGTGGTCTCAATCGCTGACCATGTGCTTGACGTGGTTGAAGTCTCGGCGAGGAATTCTCTGGGCCAAACATTGAGTCGGTTTTCAATCAGTAACAGACCGGTTCGTTCGGTGAGCATTGACCTGAGTCAATATCCAGACGGCTTGTACTTCATCGCTGTCGATTGCGGTGGAAGTCGGACATGGAATAAGGTCATCAAGCAGTCCGCCAACTGA
- a CDS encoding IS3 family transposase: MRRLVEQRQYSERRACKLLNLSASVYRYAPKEKNDAEVIEHMMRVVDQNPTWGFGLTFDQMVTEGTGANHKRVHRLYKEADLHLRRRTKRRVPERVKDPIVLPIGPNITWSMDFMSDALVTGRKYRTFNVIDDFNREALCIAVDTSLPAARVIRELDQLIAWRGKPERLRMDNGPEFIAHAMQEWAASNGIAFTYIQPGMPMQNGLVERFNKTYRTEVLNAWIFERLDQVRTITQEWMWRYNNQRPHRSLLRLSPRAFLLKCGQLPAHYTGSRADFPTVQQDIHNTTTLKSTFTNRCA, from the coding sequence GTGCGCCGACTGGTCGAACAGCGCCAGTACAGCGAACGCCGGGCCTGCAAGCTGTTGAACTTGAGTGCGAGCGTGTATCGCTATGCGCCCAAGGAGAAGAACGATGCGGAAGTGATCGAGCACATGATGCGAGTGGTGGATCAGAACCCCACATGGGGGTTCGGTCTGACCTTCGACCAGATGGTCACTGAGGGGACCGGGGCCAACCACAAGCGGGTGCACAGGCTCTACAAGGAGGCGGACCTGCACTTGCGCAGGCGTACGAAGCGCCGGGTGCCCGAGCGGGTGAAGGACCCGATCGTTCTGCCCATCGGCCCGAACATCACTTGGAGCATGGACTTCATGAGCGATGCGCTGGTGACCGGTCGCAAGTACCGCACTTTCAACGTGATCGATGACTTCAACCGGGAAGCCTTGTGCATAGCGGTCGACACCTCTCTGCCTGCTGCACGCGTGATCCGTGAGCTGGACCAGCTGATCGCCTGGCGTGGTAAGCCCGAACGCCTTCGCATGGACAATGGCCCGGAGTTCATCGCACACGCCATGCAGGAATGGGCCGCATCCAATGGGATCGCCTTCACCTACATCCAGCCGGGCATGCCCATGCAGAACGGCTTGGTCGAGCGCTTCAACAAAACGTACCGGACCGAAGTGCTCAATGCGTGGATCTTCGAACGCCTGGACCAAGTACGCACCATCACGCAAGAGTGGATGTGGCGCTATAACAACCAGCGCCCGCACAGGTCGTTGCTGCGCTTATCGCCCCGTGCGTTCCTGTTGAAATGTGGACAACTCCCTGCCCACTACACAGGCTCACGCGCGGACTTCCCCACAGTTCAACAGGACATCCACAACACCACCACACTCAAAAGTACCTTTACAAACCGCTGCGCCTAA
- a CDS encoding transposase, whose product MRKSRFTETQIIAMLREHEAGKKVSDVCREHGVSQPTFYQWKAKYSGLDANQLKEFKELKAKYARLEKMYTEAQMDRQVLKEIIEGKL is encoded by the coding sequence ATGAGAAAGAGCAGATTCACCGAGACGCAGATCATTGCGATGCTGCGCGAGCATGAGGCAGGCAAGAAGGTTTCGGACGTGTGCCGGGAGCATGGCGTGAGCCAGCCGACGTTCTATCAGTGGAAGGCCAAGTACAGCGGCCTGGACGCCAACCAGCTCAAGGAGTTCAAGGAGCTGAAGGCCAAGTATGCGCGCCTTGAGAAGATGTACACCGAGGCCCAGATGGACCGCCAGGTGCTCAAGGAGATCATCGAGGGAAAGTTGTAG
- a CDS encoding type II toxin-antitoxin system HicA family toxin: MRIPRDLTGKELIKARGKLGYEVTRQSGSPSVSTP, from the coding sequence ATGAGGATCCCGCGCGACCTCACGGGCAAGGAACTGATCAAGGCCCGGGGCAAGCTGGGATACGAAGTGACGAGACAGAGCGGCAGCCCATCTGTAAGCACCCCCTGA
- a CDS encoding 2-oxoisovalerate dehydrogenase: MKEIIFIVDESPEGGFEARALDHSIFTDGDDREQLKANVKDAVATHFEADQMPKVIRLHMVKEIVIAA; encoded by the coding sequence ATGAAGGAGATCATCTTCATCGTTGACGAGTCGCCCGAAGGTGGCTTCGAAGCTCGCGCTCTCGACCATTCGATCTTCACCGATGGCGATGACCGGGAGCAGTTGAAGGCCAACGTGAAGGACGCCGTGGCCACCCACTTCGAGGCCGATCAAATGCCCAAGGTGATCCGCCTGCACATGGTGAAGGAGATCGTGATCGCTGCATGA
- a CDS encoding DUF433 domain-containing protein, whose translation MNWQQHITSDKAILGGKLVIKGTRLAVEHIQGRLADGWSNEMLLESFPTLKAEHIQAVREWTRTNNG comes from the coding sequence ATGAACTGGCAGCAGCACATCACCAGTGACAAGGCCATCCTTGGCGGTAAGCTCGTCATCAAGGGTACGCGCTTGGCTGTGGAGCACATCCAAGGCCGCTTGGCCGATGGCTGGAGCAATGAAATGTTGCTTGAGAGCTTCCCGACTTTGAAGGCTGAACACATTCAAGCCGTGCGTGAATGGACCAGAACGAACAACGGTTGA
- a CDS encoding SUMF1/EgtB/PvdO family nonheme iron enzyme, translating to MVTVEPFDLMKGWLTSVMLAFYLLPSAMAQSARDFGLYAMERINDSTFIDCEEMSVGEMISFAKEHPDMAMPDPTVIRDLPYGLLFYGDRTGSMSTVKGLTRMYRSISATVPSDSVTTKAQRIRARRFMDYPIAGITYEQAMAYCAWRTKNHGEYQRVEGEVEFQLPTPEEYERLLGIRDSTNGRCAVFNYNCQPCHKQLNGKRAFLRPGSELTPVQGYLPDTMNLYNMRGNAAEMTSTPGIAKGGSYAHPASEASPNSVQHYHKPEAWLGFRCVARVRKK from the coding sequence ATGGTAACCGTGGAACCATTTGATCTGATGAAGGGATGGCTGACATCCGTCATGCTGGCCTTCTACCTCCTACCAAGCGCGATGGCCCAGAGCGCCCGCGACTTCGGCCTGTATGCCATGGAGCGCATCAACGACAGCACGTTCATCGACTGCGAGGAAATGTCGGTTGGAGAAATGATCTCCTTTGCCAAGGAGCACCCCGACATGGCCATGCCCGATCCGACCGTGATCCGCGACCTGCCGTATGGCTTGCTCTTCTATGGGGACCGGACGGGAAGCATGAGCACTGTCAAAGGCTTGACAAGAATGTACAGGTCGATCTCTGCCACCGTACCGAGCGATAGCGTGACGACCAAGGCGCAACGCATTCGCGCAAGGCGGTTCATGGACTATCCGATCGCCGGAATCACTTATGAGCAAGCCATGGCCTATTGCGCATGGAGAACAAAGAACCATGGCGAATATCAGCGCGTGGAGGGAGAAGTGGAGTTCCAGCTCCCTACACCGGAGGAGTATGAACGGCTTCTGGGCATCCGTGACAGTACGAATGGCCGCTGTGCTGTGTTCAACTACAATTGCCAGCCATGTCACAAGCAGCTCAACGGGAAACGAGCGTTCCTTCGACCCGGCTCCGAACTCACGCCGGTCCAAGGTTACCTGCCTGACACCATGAATCTGTACAACATGCGGGGTAACGCCGCCGAGATGACTTCGACCCCTGGCATTGCCAAAGGTGGCTCTTACGCGCATCCAGCGAGTGAGGCCTCACCTAATAGTGTGCAGCACTACCACAAACCGGAAGCGTGGCTGGGATTCCGTTGTGTGGCGCGAGTTCGGAAGAAGTGA
- a CDS encoding DUF2200 domain-containing protein, translating into MKPGANNERVFRMAFASVYPHYVTKVEKKGRTVEELHTVIHWLTGYDEKALKKVIENKTDFRTFFAEAPRLNPNVSMITGVICGYRVEDIEDPLMQRLRYLDKLVDELAKGRAMEKILRK; encoded by the coding sequence ATGAAACCCGGAGCCAACAACGAACGCGTCTTCCGCATGGCCTTCGCCAGCGTGTACCCGCACTACGTGACCAAAGTCGAGAAGAAGGGCCGCACGGTGGAAGAACTACACACCGTCATCCACTGGCTTACGGGCTACGATGAGAAGGCACTGAAGAAGGTGATCGAGAACAAGACCGACTTCAGGACCTTTTTCGCCGAAGCCCCGCGCCTGAACCCCAACGTGAGCATGATCACCGGCGTGATCTGTGGCTACCGCGTGGAGGACATCGAGGATCCGCTGATGCAAAGGCTCCGCTACCTGGACAAGCTGGTGGATGAACTGGCCAAGGGTAGGGCGATGGAGAAGATCCTGAGGAAGTGA
- a CDS encoding dihydrofolate reductase family protein — MRPLRFSINVTLDGCYDHTVGIPDADLHRNAEAYIAGTDAMLLGRNTYELMESAWRLPPNGVWPDWMPEWMQPFAKTMDAAKKYLVSSTVDTAEWNTEMVRGDLRTFVEQLKQQPGKGIGVGGVQLAMALTEMGLIDEYQIVVHPRIVGRGPTLFAGLSKMVDLNLLGREEFGSGAVALKYEVKR, encoded by the coding sequence ATGCGCCCCCTCCGTTTCTCCATCAACGTCACCCTCGACGGCTGCTACGACCACACGGTGGGGATCCCGGACGCGGACCTGCACCGCAACGCGGAAGCGTACATCGCAGGGACCGATGCCATGCTCCTGGGGCGGAACACCTATGAGCTGATGGAGAGCGCGTGGCGTTTGCCACCGAATGGCGTCTGGCCCGACTGGATGCCGGAATGGATGCAACCCTTCGCGAAGACGATGGACGCGGCGAAGAAGTACCTCGTATCAAGCACCGTGGATACCGCCGAGTGGAACACCGAAATGGTGCGTGGTGATCTGCGCACATTCGTTGAACAACTCAAGCAGCAGCCGGGCAAAGGCATCGGTGTGGGCGGCGTGCAACTCGCCATGGCCCTCACCGAGATGGGCCTCATTGATGAGTACCAGATCGTGGTGCATCCCCGGATCGTTGGTCGTGGGCCCACCTTGTTCGCGGGACTTTCCAAGATGGTGGATTTGAACCTGTTGGGCCGGGAGGAGTTCGGGTCTGGCGCGGTGGCGTTGAAGTATGAGGTGAAGCGGTAG
- a CDS encoding VOC family protein has product MSRHVTGIGGFFFRADDHKALAAWYNHHFGINDEQHGWIWQQDAGPTVFSPFKRDSDYFGNDKQQFMLNLRVQDIDGLLKKLEAEGVRIDPKRQDEDYGRFAWVYDPEGNKIELWEPK; this is encoded by the coding sequence ATGTCCCGACACGTCACCGGCATCGGCGGATTCTTCTTCCGCGCGGACGACCACAAGGCGCTGGCCGCTTGGTACAACCACCACTTCGGCATCAACGATGAGCAGCACGGCTGGATCTGGCAGCAGGATGCCGGGCCCACGGTGTTCTCGCCCTTCAAGCGCGACAGCGACTACTTCGGCAACGACAAGCAGCAGTTCATGCTGAACCTGCGCGTGCAGGACATCGATGGTCTGCTGAAGAAACTCGAGGCCGAGGGTGTGCGCATCGACCCCAAGCGCCAGGACGAGGACTACGGCCGCTTCGCGTGGGTGTACGATCCGGAGGGGAACAAGATCGAGCTGTGGGAGCCGAAGTAG